The DNA sequence CTGCATTTTTAAGTGTAGGATTCGAAAAGAAGTGCCCGCTGTTGATTGCGCGGTCAATCCGGGTAAACTCTTGGTATACCACTCGACCGGCGCCAATGTTCAGGTGGCCTACCTCGGAGTTTCCCATTTGTTGCGCTGGCAGTCCAACCGCAGCCTCAGAAGCCTGAATGGTTGTGTGGGGATTTTTTTTCCAGAGGGCGTCCCAGTGGGGTTTATTTGCTTTTTCGATAGCATTGTCATTGCCATTGTGGCGACAGCCAAAGCCGTCCAAAATGATGAGTAAAGCAGGGGTTACATTCATGTTGGGATTAATTTTTTGATACGACAGTGTATTAAATGATATATTATTTTATAATATTTTAATAATAAACGCATTATACTTATTGTAAATTTAGTAATTATTGACAGGATAGCAGAAAGAGATGAGTTTTGATCAAGTTGAATTAATCGACAAAGACGAACATATTGAACAGGCTTCTCGTGCTATGAAAGCGATGTCTCACCCGCTTAGGCTGAAAATTCTGTGCGTTCTTGGCGACAAGGAAGTCAGCGTGCAAGACATTGTTGATAATGTTGGCACTTCTCAAAGTAACATTTCCCAACATCTGGCGATTCTGCGAGATAAAGGAGTGTTGCGTACCCGCAAGGATGCAAACCGCGTTTATTACCGTGTTGGTGATACGCGCACTTTGAAATTAATCAGTATGATGCGCGATGTTTTTTGCGGCTTTGCAAAATAATTTCGTAGTCAGTATTTGAATTTGTAGCTTCTATCATCTGTTGGTATCGTCTCCAGAAGAGTTGAGGTTGCAGCAAGTATTGGCCTGATTTTTGAAGAGGATACCCTCACTACCTGTGCTTTAAATAATGCGCCAGATGCGCCGATGTGTTTCTGTGGCTTGAATTTAAGTTAGTATTAGTATTAGTATAGACTAATATTCCATTCACATAGGGGGTGTTGTGTTCAAAATAAGTGACCTTGTGGAAATAAGCCGGAATCTTATCCGGTCAGCGCATTCTGCGCTTCCTGAAAAAACTGGTTTTCTTGGGGTGACTGTCTCCATTCAACACGTTGTATTGCTAGCGTTAATGTCCCCTGTCCTGTCTCATGCTGCATTGCCTTTTGCAGTAGCGCCAGTACAGTTTAAAGAAGTGGATCAAACCTATGCAGCTGAAGCGCTGGTAGAAGCAGTAAAGCAAGCGACTGTTTCTTCCCAGATTTCGGGGCGTATCGTTGAAATTAATTTTGATGCGGGCGATTTTGTAAAAAAGGGTCAGGTGCTCGTGCGTATTGATGAGCGCGAGGCCAGCCAGGCACTTGCCGGAAGTCAGGCGCAAGTGGCGCAGGCACAGGCTTCCTTGCAGAACGCAAAAGCCAATTATGATCGTACCAAACAACTGGTGGCGCAAAAATTCGTGAGTCAGGCAGCGCTGGATAAAGCCTTGAGTGAATACAAGGCTGCACAGGCCCAGGCTCAGGCATCGTTGGCTGGCGCAGGGGTAGCGGCGACAACCAAAGGTTTTGCCACTATTGTGGCGCCATATAGTGGCGTTGTTGCAGCCCGACATGCGGAATTGGGAGAAATGGCCAGCCCCGGTAAGCCGCTAATGACAGGCTTTGATCCTAAGGACCTTCGTGTTGTGGCCAGCATTCCCCAGTATAAGTTGCCGGAAGTCAGGCAATCTCCCCGGGCAACTGTAGAGTTTCCTGCACTCAATAAATGGGTCAAGGTGACAACTATCAGTGTTTTGCCTGCTGCAGAAGCGCGCACTCACACCACACGGGTGCGTCTTGATCTCCCTGAAAATACCAAAGATGTCATCCCTGGTATGTATGCTCGCGCTCATTTCACTGTAGGACGCACGCGCAAACTGCTGGTGCCGGACTCAGCAGTGATTCGTCGTAGCGAAGTGACAGCTGTCTATGTCGTGGACAAAAAAGAACAGATTCATTTACGGTATGTGCGATTGGGAGAGTCGGCAGGGCAAGCAGAAATTGAAGTGCTGGCAGGTTTGATGCCGGGGGAAATCATAGCGACTGAGCCCGTTAAGGCTGGCATTTATTTGAAGCAGCTAAAAAAATGACCAATTCACTAGAGAAAATTAAAGGCAAAAATTAAGATCCGTGGAGGCTGAATTGAATTTTGAAATATATTCTTCACTTCTATCTTCCTCTTTCATGCTTCTTCACTTTATTGGACATTGAAATTGGGTATTTCCGGGCGTACAGCTAAATTCTTCCTTACTTCACAATTAACGCCTTTGATCGCGTTAATTGCGATTCTGCTTGGGTTGTTTGCGGTAATGGTTACCCCAAGAGAAGAAGAACCGCAAATCAACGTGACCATGGCGAATGTCTTTATACCCTTTCCTGGCGCTTCAGCGAAGGATGTGGAATCGCTCGTTGCAATGCCTGCGGAACAGGTTTTGTCTCAAATTTCGGGTGTGGAGCATGTCTACTCCGTATCCAAACCCGGCATGGCAGTATTGACTATCCAGTACAAAGTTGGTGAAGACCGTATCCAAGCGCTAGTCAGGCTTTATGATGCCATTCAGTCTCATCGGGACTGGGTTTCACCCAATCTGGGGGTGGGCGAGGCGATTATTAAGCCGGTTGGTATTGATGATGTACCGATTGTCACACTGACGCTATGGGCTTCGGATGCTGCACAGGGCGCATTTGAAATGCAGCACATCGCGCATGCCATGGAATCAGAGCTCAAGCGCGTCCCGGGTACACGTGAAGTATTGACTATCGGTGGCCCGAATCACGTAGTGCGCGTTGTGATGGATCCTGAGCGCATGAACTCCTTTAATGTTTCTGCTCAGGACATCCGCGATGCCCTTCAAGTTAGTAACGCGTCACAACCTTCGGGGTCATTGGTTTCTCAGAATAAGGAATTGCTGGTCCAGACAGGCACTTTTCTGGAAAGCGCGAATGATGTAAAACAACTGGTTGTGGGGGTATTTGAGAATCGACCTGTTTTCATGACAGATGTGGCACAAGTGATCGATGGTCCGGATCAGCCGAGCCGATATATCTGGATTGGCACTGGGCCTGCAGCAGCTAAAAAAGGGATATCTCAGCAAGGAGAATTTCCTGCTGTAACCCTCTCCGTATCAAAGAAGCCGGGAGAGAATGCTGTAGATGTTGCTGATCACGTGTTGAAAAGGGTTGCAGAACTCAAAGGAACCGTGATTCCGGACGGAGTGAATGTTACTGAAACACGAAACTATGGTGTAACGGCTAACGATAAAGCCAAAAAACTTATACAGAAGCTGATATTCGCAACCTCTGCAGTCGTATTGCTGGTGCTGTTTGCACTGGGCAAACGCGAAGCGCTCATTGTCGGGACGGCAGTATTGCTCACCTTGGCGGCTACCTTGTTCGCTTCCTGGGCATGGGGCTTTACGCTTAACCGTGTATCACTGTTTGCCCTGATTTTTTCCATTGGTATCCTGGTAGATGATGCCATTGTAGTGGTAGAAAATATTCATCGCCGTCGCGCACTGGACAGCGGCACCCTGGCGGAAATTATCCCTAATGCGGTAGATGAAGTGGGGGGGCCGACAATACTCGCTACCTTTACAGTCATTGCAGCGTTGTTGCCTATGGCATTTGTCAGCGGTTTGATGGGGCCATACATGAGCCCGATTCCGATAAATGCCAGTATTGGTATGGTGATTTCCCTGGCGATTGCATTCATTGTAACGCCGTGGCTTGCCCTGAAATTATTAGGCAAACATAAGCATGCCCATGCTGAAGGGGAAAATTCCAAACTTTACGAGTTTTTCAGTGCGCGTTTAACACCGTTTCTTAACCGTGAAAAAGGCTCAGCCAAACGCAAACAATTACTGTTTGGCATATTGATCGCAATTGTACTGGCAATATTTCTGGTGGTTTTCAAATTGGTGATTATGAAGATGCTACCGTTTGATAACAAATCAGAATTCCAAGTGGTGGTGGATATGCCAGTAGGCACGCCTTTGGAACAAACTGCCGGTGTGTTGCAGGAAATGGGTGCTTATTTGGCAACCGTGCCAGAGGTGACGGATTATGAAGTTTATGCTGGTACAGCATCGCCCATCAGTTTTAATGGGCTGGTACGCCAGTATTACTTGCGTAGTGGTGGTGAACTTGGGGATATTCAGGTTAATTTGACGGATAAACATGAGCGTAAGCGGAAAAGTCATGAAATTTCCCAGGCAGTACGTCCTCAGCTAGAAAAAATTGCCAATGCGCATGGTGCAAGAGTAAAAGTCGTTGAAGTACCGCCAGGTCCACCGGTAATGTCTCCTATAGTCGCTGAAATTTACGGGCCGGATTACCAAGGGCAGATTGGTGTGGCCGGGAAGGTAAAGGCAGTATTTGCTGGTACGAAAGACATCGTTGCGATTGATGACACGGTAGAAGAAAATTCGGAAAAATTCGTGCTGACGGTGCAGCAGAATAAAGCAGCGCTCCTAGGCGTTGCACAAAAGGATATTGTTGCAGTCATGAAAATGGGGTTGTCAGGTGAAGATGTGACCCCTGTGCACAGTGGATTTTCGAAATACGAAATTCCGGTGCGAATTAAGTTGGCTGCAGAGCGACAAAGCAGCATGGAAGAATTGCTCAAGTTGACAGTGCGCGCGCGCGATGGTGCGCTGGTTCCTTTATCCGAACTGGTAAAGGCTGTTCCCACGGAGAGAGAGAAATCAATTTATCATAAAGATTTGCTGCCTGTGGTCTATGTAGTAGGAGATATGGCAGGCAAGCTCGATAGCCCGTTATATGGCATGTTTGATATTCGCACCAAAACTTTGGGTATGAATTTGAGCGAAGGCGGAAAACTGGGTGAATACTTTATCAAGCAGCCGGAAGACCCCTATAGCCAATTCAGTATTAAGTGGGATGGCGAGTGGCAGGTAACCTATGAAACTTTCCGGGACATGGGAATAGCCTACGCTGTGGGCTTGATACTGATTTATTTGCTGGTAGTGGCGCAGTTCAAGTCTTACCTGGTGCCACTGGTTATTATGGCGCCAATACCATTGACGATTATCGGTG is a window from the Sulfurirhabdus autotrophica genome containing:
- a CDS encoding efflux RND transporter permease subunit; the encoded protein is MKLGISGRTAKFFLTSQLTPLIALIAILLGLFAVMVTPREEEPQINVTMANVFIPFPGASAKDVESLVAMPAEQVLSQISGVEHVYSVSKPGMAVLTIQYKVGEDRIQALVRLYDAIQSHRDWVSPNLGVGEAIIKPVGIDDVPIVTLTLWASDAAQGAFEMQHIAHAMESELKRVPGTREVLTIGGPNHVVRVVMDPERMNSFNVSAQDIRDALQVSNASQPSGSLVSQNKELLVQTGTFLESANDVKQLVVGVFENRPVFMTDVAQVIDGPDQPSRYIWIGTGPAAAKKGISQQGEFPAVTLSVSKKPGENAVDVADHVLKRVAELKGTVIPDGVNVTETRNYGVTANDKAKKLIQKLIFATSAVVLLVLFALGKREALIVGTAVLLTLAATLFASWAWGFTLNRVSLFALIFSIGILVDDAIVVVENIHRRRALDSGTLAEIIPNAVDEVGGPTILATFTVIAALLPMAFVSGLMGPYMSPIPINASIGMVISLAIAFIVTPWLALKLLGKHKHAHAEGENSKLYEFFSARLTPFLNREKGSAKRKQLLFGILIAIVLAIFLVVFKLVIMKMLPFDNKSEFQVVVDMPVGTPLEQTAGVLQEMGAYLATVPEVTDYEVYAGTASPISFNGLVRQYYLRSGGELGDIQVNLTDKHERKRKSHEISQAVRPQLEKIANAHGARVKVVEVPPGPPVMSPIVAEIYGPDYQGQIGVAGKVKAVFAGTKDIVAIDDTVEENSEKFVLTVQQNKAALLGVAQKDIVAVMKMGLSGEDVTPVHSGFSKYEIPVRIKLAAERQSSMEELLKLTVRARDGALVPLSELVKAVPTEREKSIYHKDLLPVVYVVGDMAGKLDSPLYGMFDIRTKTLGMNLSEGGKLGEYFIKQPEDPYSQFSIKWDGEWQVTYETFRDMGIAYAVGLILIYLLVVAQFKSYLVPLVIMAPIPLTIIGVMPGHALLGSQFTATSMIGMIALAGIIVRNSILLVDFINLQVAEGMPFQEAVIRSGATRAKPIILTGLAAMLGAFFILDDPIFNGLAISLIFGILVSTLLTLVVIPVLYYALMYRRYEKVG
- a CDS encoding efflux RND transporter periplasmic adaptor subunit, which produces MFKISDLVEISRNLIRSAHSALPEKTGFLGVTVSIQHVVLLALMSPVLSHAALPFAVAPVQFKEVDQTYAAEALVEAVKQATVSSQISGRIVEINFDAGDFVKKGQVLVRIDEREASQALAGSQAQVAQAQASLQNAKANYDRTKQLVAQKFVSQAALDKALSEYKAAQAQAQASLAGAGVAATTKGFATIVAPYSGVVAARHAELGEMASPGKPLMTGFDPKDLRVVASIPQYKLPEVRQSPRATVEFPALNKWVKVTTISVLPAAEARTHTTRVRLDLPENTKDVIPGMYARAHFTVGRTRKLLVPDSAVIRRSEVTAVYVVDKKEQIHLRYVRLGESAGQAEIEVLAGLMPGEIIATEPVKAGIYLKQLKK
- a CDS encoding ArsR/SmtB family transcription factor; protein product: MSFDQVELIDKDEHIEQASRAMKAMSHPLRLKILCVLGDKEVSVQDIVDNVGTSQSNISQHLAILRDKGVLRTRKDANRVYYRVGDTRTLKLISMMRDVFCGFAK